A genomic window from Litoreibacter janthinus includes:
- a CDS encoding Lin0512 family protein, which yields MAKTRMIHEFGMGTSLRRRDYTEAAARAIRDALWHNSVNLAEAFGFQKSDMIIDVEIGAQDPNAVDISKLLSIFPYGQPSICVTKGGLDVPKPDGSGVTVIVNAAVMVSFDMEAA from the coding sequence CAAAACACGCATGATCCACGAATTCGGGATGGGCACGTCACTCCGCCGCCGCGACTATACAGAGGCAGCCGCTCGCGCCATCCGAGACGCGCTGTGGCACAACTCCGTCAATCTGGCAGAGGCGTTTGGGTTTCAGAAATCCGACATGATTATAGACGTCGAAATCGGCGCTCAAGACCCGAACGCCGTGGACATCTCCAAGCTCCTGAGCATCTTTCCCTACGGCCAACCGTCTATCTGCGTCACCAAGGGCGGGCTCGACGTTCCCAAGCCTGACGGCTCCGGCGTGACTGTGATCGTCAACGCAGCCGTCATGGTCAGCTTCGATATGGAGGCCGCGTGA
- a CDS encoding Lin0512 family protein: MMEHRIILEMGTGNDLYGLDYTKAAKRAIQDALHHSSIVMFKSLDISHEDMRVQVTIGVQKPEELDIAALTAELPRGRAQVIGVVGGLDVHDPENNQTHFIATAAIEAFVPITAADWKLSSPT; encoded by the coding sequence GTGATGGAGCATCGCATCATTCTGGAAATGGGCACGGGCAACGATCTTTACGGCCTCGATTACACCAAGGCCGCAAAACGGGCGATCCAAGACGCGTTGCACCATTCGTCGATCGTGATGTTCAAATCCCTTGATATCAGTCATGAGGACATGCGGGTGCAGGTCACCATTGGCGTGCAAAAGCCCGAAGAACTCGACATCGCTGCCCTCACTGCGGAATTGCCACGGGGCAGGGCGCAGGTCATCGGTGTTGTCGGTGGGCTGGATGTGCATGATCCGGAGAACAACCAAACTCATTTTATCGCAACGGCTGCGATTGAGGCGTTCGTGCCGATCACGGCCGCGGATTGGAAACTAAGCAGCCCAACTTAG